One stretch of Hevea brasiliensis isolate MT/VB/25A 57/8 chromosome 12, ASM3005281v1, whole genome shotgun sequence DNA includes these proteins:
- the LOC110658422 gene encoding uncharacterized protein LOC110658422 produces the protein MQMQVQAASSSVFLSAAKPVWVSASAPPVVRVNSLYTAKPSSLNSDSNSMATAAPKWAQKTITLPPQRRGCHLITPKILNEIGSDLSEFKCGLAHLFLHHTSASLTINENYDSDVRDDTETFLNKIVPEGRSAPWKHTLEGPDDMPAHIKSSMFGCALTIPITNGKLNMGTWQGIWLCEHRDHPTARKVVVTLNGI, from the exons ATGCAGATGCAGGTACAAGCCGCCTCCTCCTCTGTGTTTTTGTCAGCAGCGAAGCCCGTCTGGGTGTCGGCATCGGCTCCACCGGTGGTTCGCGTGAATTCCCTGTACACCGCTAAACCTTCTTCTCTCAACAGCGATTCTAACTCCATGGCTACGGCCGCACCTAAGTGGGCGCAGAAGACGATTACCCTACCCCCACAGCGCCGAGGCTGCCATCTTATTACTCCCAAG ATTTTGAATGAAATTGGTTCAGACTTATCAGAATTCAAGTGCGGCCTTGCACATCTCTTCT TACACCACACAAGTGCCTCTCTTACTATCAACGAGAATTATGACTCTGATGTTCGAGATGACACCGAGACATTCCTCAATAAGATAGTTCCTGAG GGGAGGTCTGCACCTTGGAAGCATACTTTGGAAG GTCCAGATGACATGCCAGCGCACATCAAATCATCAATGTTTGGATGTGCACTTAC GATTCCAATCACAAATGGAAAGCTTAATATGGGGACCTGGCAG GGAATATGGCTGTGTGAACACCGTGACCACCCTACTGCCCGCAAAGTTGTGGTTACTCTTAATGGAATTTAA
- the LOC110658423 gene encoding calcium-binding protein CML38-like encodes MISDKLSPPYSPSTSPKSALTRLRRKLSPRRADSRRSLSPPPSTNGAIATELQKVFNYFDENGDGKISADELRSCVRTMGGDLSNEEAESAVSSSDMDGDGLLGFEDFQRLMESSTSEDDKKEELKHAFSMYETEPGSGFINPTSLKRMLNRLGESRSLDDCKAMIGTFDLNGDGVLSFHEFTVMMR; translated from the coding sequence ATGATTTCCGATAAGCTTTCACCTCCATATTCGCCTTCAACTTCACCCAAATCTGCTCTAACAAGATTGCGACGCAAATTATCTCCAAGGAGAGCCGACAGTCGGCGTTCTCTTTCTCCTCCTCCATCAACTAATGGTGCTATCGCCACCGAACTTCAAAAGGTCTTCAACTACTTCGACGAGAATGGAGATGGAAAGATATCTGCGGATGAGTTGCGGAGCTGCGTGAGGACGATGGGAGGGGACCTTTCTAATGAGGAAGCGGAGTCTGCCGTAAGCTCATCTGATATGGACGGAGATGGACTGTTAGGTTTCGAGGATTTCCAAAGGCTTATGGAGAGCAGCACCTCCGAGGACGATAAGAAGGAAGAGCTCAAGCACGCGTTTAGCATGTACGAGACGGAGCCTGGCTCTGGATTCATTAACCCTACCAGTTTGAAGAGAATGCTGAATCGATTGGGCGAGTCAAGGTCCCTTGACGACTGTAAGGCCATGATTGGAACTTTCGACCTTAATGGAGATGGCGTCCTTAGCTTCCACGAGTTTACTGTCATGATGCGCTGA
- the LOC110658424 gene encoding uncharacterized protein At1g76660 isoform X1, with protein sequence MGSEQNRFPQQERRKRWGGCWGAFSCFGLQKGGKRIVPASRIPDGNATAVQPNGAQAGGLTNQTTTLAPSLLAPPSSPASFTNSALPSTAQSPSCFLSLSANSPGGPSSTMFATGPYAHETQLVSPPVFSTFTTEPSTAPFTPPPELAHLTTPSSPDVPFAQFLSSSANFKSTEKTNYIAAGDLQATYSLYPGSPASSLISPISRTSGDCLSSSFHEREFPPQWDPSVSPQNGKYSRSGSGRLFGHDTTGASLVSQDTNFFCPATFARFYLDHNPPFPHTGGRLSVSKDSDVYPAGGNGHQNRHNRSPKQDVEELEAYRASFGFSADEIITTQQYVEISDVMDDSFTMTPFTSTKPTREESDEAASRSEGQKAQTILTNLPSIKLKSDTICGDVPVSCDGNEDPKSRKQAGDISASSTPGIHALKDDDNIFSKMTSSKISRRYDLGASCSDAEIDYRRGRSLREGKGDFAWHD encoded by the exons ATGGGGTCCGAACAGAATAGGTTCCCTCAGCAGGAACGG CGTAAGAGATGGGGAGGATGCTGGGGTGCGTTTTCTTGTTTTGGCTTGCAGAAAGGTGGAAAACGTATTGTGCCTGCATCTCGTATTCCTGATGGTAATGCAACAGCAGTGCAGCCAAATGGAGCACAAGCTGGTGGTCTGACCAACCAAACTACGACACTAGCTCCATCACTTTTAGCTCCGCCTTCTTCACCAGCATCATTTACTAATTCGGCTCTCCCTTCAACGGCTCAGTCACCTAGTTGCTTCTTGTCTTTATCAGCCAACTCGCCTGGTGGTCCTTCGTCCACAATGTTTGCAACTGGGCCATATGCCCATGAAACACAACTAGTTTCTCCTCCTGTTTTCTCAACCTTCACAACTGAGCCATCTACTGCTCCTTTTACTCCCCCGCCAGAGTTAGCTCACTTAACTACGCCCTCTTCCCCAGACGTGCCTTTTGCTCAATTCCTCTCATCATCTGCGAATTTCAAAAGCACTGAGAAGACTAATTACATTGCTGCTGGTGATCTTCAAGCTACATATTCGCTTTATCCTGGAAGTCCTGCTAGCAGTCTCATTTCACCAATTTCTAGGACCTCAGGTGACTGTTTATCATCATCCTTTCATGAACGAGAGTTCCCCCCTCAATGGGATCCTTCAGTCTCTCCCCAAAATGGAAAATATTCAAGGAGTGGTTCTGGCAGGCTCTTTGGGCATGACACAACTGGTGCCTCCTTGGTATCTCAAGATACAAATTTCTTTTGTCCTGCGACATTTGCACGATTCTATCTGGACCATAATCCACCATTTCCTCATACTGGTGGGAGGTTAAGTGTTTCCAAGGATTCAGATGTTTATCCTGCTGGTGGAAATGGCCATCAGAACAGGCACAATAGAAGTCCCAAGCAAGATGTGGAAGAATTAGAAGCTTACAGAGCATCCTTTGGGTTCAGTGCTGATGAAATTATCACTACTCAACAATATGTAGAAATTTCTGATGTAATGGACGACTCATTTACCATGACTCCTTTTACTTCAACTAAACCTACCCGAGAAGAAAGTGATGAAGCTGCATCTAGGAGTGAAGGCCAAAAGGCACAGACAATACTGACAAACTTGCCAAGCATTAAATTGAAATCAGATACTATATGTGGCGATGTACCAGTCTCTTGTGATGGAAATGAAG ATCCTAAATCAAGAAAGCAGGCTGGAGATATCTCTGCGTCAAGTACACCTGGTATCCATGCTCTGAAAGATGATGATAACATATTTTCAAAGATGACATCATCCAAAATCAGCAGGAGATATGATCTGGGAGCATCTTGCTCTGATGCAGAAATTGACTATAGGAGGGGAAGAAGCTTAAGAGAAGGCAAAGGAGATTTTGCGTGGCATGACTAA
- the LOC110658424 gene encoding uncharacterized protein At1g76660 isoform X2 — protein MHQIILRKRWGGCWGAFSCFGLQKGGKRIVPASRIPDGNATAVQPNGAQAGGLTNQTTTLAPSLLAPPSSPASFTNSALPSTAQSPSCFLSLSANSPGGPSSTMFATGPYAHETQLVSPPVFSTFTTEPSTAPFTPPPELAHLTTPSSPDVPFAQFLSSSANFKSTEKTNYIAAGDLQATYSLYPGSPASSLISPISRTSGDCLSSSFHEREFPPQWDPSVSPQNGKYSRSGSGRLFGHDTTGASLVSQDTNFFCPATFARFYLDHNPPFPHTGGRLSVSKDSDVYPAGGNGHQNRHNRSPKQDVEELEAYRASFGFSADEIITTQQYVEISDVMDDSFTMTPFTSTKPTREESDEAASRSEGQKAQTILTNLPSIKLKSDTICGDVPVSCDGNEDPKSRKQAGDISASSTPGIHALKDDDNIFSKMTSSKISRRYDLGASCSDAEIDYRRGRSLREGKGDFAWHD, from the exons ATGCATCAGATTATCTTG CGTAAGAGATGGGGAGGATGCTGGGGTGCGTTTTCTTGTTTTGGCTTGCAGAAAGGTGGAAAACGTATTGTGCCTGCATCTCGTATTCCTGATGGTAATGCAACAGCAGTGCAGCCAAATGGAGCACAAGCTGGTGGTCTGACCAACCAAACTACGACACTAGCTCCATCACTTTTAGCTCCGCCTTCTTCACCAGCATCATTTACTAATTCGGCTCTCCCTTCAACGGCTCAGTCACCTAGTTGCTTCTTGTCTTTATCAGCCAACTCGCCTGGTGGTCCTTCGTCCACAATGTTTGCAACTGGGCCATATGCCCATGAAACACAACTAGTTTCTCCTCCTGTTTTCTCAACCTTCACAACTGAGCCATCTACTGCTCCTTTTACTCCCCCGCCAGAGTTAGCTCACTTAACTACGCCCTCTTCCCCAGACGTGCCTTTTGCTCAATTCCTCTCATCATCTGCGAATTTCAAAAGCACTGAGAAGACTAATTACATTGCTGCTGGTGATCTTCAAGCTACATATTCGCTTTATCCTGGAAGTCCTGCTAGCAGTCTCATTTCACCAATTTCTAGGACCTCAGGTGACTGTTTATCATCATCCTTTCATGAACGAGAGTTCCCCCCTCAATGGGATCCTTCAGTCTCTCCCCAAAATGGAAAATATTCAAGGAGTGGTTCTGGCAGGCTCTTTGGGCATGACACAACTGGTGCCTCCTTGGTATCTCAAGATACAAATTTCTTTTGTCCTGCGACATTTGCACGATTCTATCTGGACCATAATCCACCATTTCCTCATACTGGTGGGAGGTTAAGTGTTTCCAAGGATTCAGATGTTTATCCTGCTGGTGGAAATGGCCATCAGAACAGGCACAATAGAAGTCCCAAGCAAGATGTGGAAGAATTAGAAGCTTACAGAGCATCCTTTGGGTTCAGTGCTGATGAAATTATCACTACTCAACAATATGTAGAAATTTCTGATGTAATGGACGACTCATTTACCATGACTCCTTTTACTTCAACTAAACCTACCCGAGAAGAAAGTGATGAAGCTGCATCTAGGAGTGAAGGCCAAAAGGCACAGACAATACTGACAAACTTGCCAAGCATTAAATTGAAATCAGATACTATATGTGGCGATGTACCAGTCTCTTGTGATGGAAATGAAG ATCCTAAATCAAGAAAGCAGGCTGGAGATATCTCTGCGTCAAGTACACCTGGTATCCATGCTCTGAAAGATGATGATAACATATTTTCAAAGATGACATCATCCAAAATCAGCAGGAGATATGATCTGGGAGCATCTTGCTCTGATGCAGAAATTGACTATAGGAGGGGAAGAAGCTTAAGAGAAGGCAAAGGAGATTTTGCGTGGCATGACTAA